In Brevundimonas sp. SGAir0440, one DNA window encodes the following:
- a CDS encoding lytic transglycosylase domain-containing protein — MFLFRRAILASTIVLAFCAATTAATAETPYGSTAEAGAGAGSGRPTALSSADRISYTTAFDALRRGDIETARMAARQAQDRVLLGQVEFESLFHPDHVATYEELTAWLETYSDLPCADRVYTLALRRRPDGAPEPVRPGGVLGRTWNSLVSAVSGDGGVTDPAKAARVAYNNDDLTGASALGRQIGDWWTVGLAEWRLGQFHESFAAFERVANDPTEDAWVRAGAAFWTARAAAQSGRQDRVTDYLRLSAQWPATFYGQIALRQLGEEPTIENMGPRPYEAEPRLRRAAYVPQSAAVEPTALEAFVQADARAKRTVAFYEVGRNADAETELRSGLRTAVGDAAKMWTALARAILPVNNGDATRIDATRYPIPDLTPEGGFVIERALVYALARKETDFNPNARSSVGAYGLMQVMPTTAAEMTGDRTFISDPTKLLVPAVNMRLGQAYINKMLALAAFQGDLLRAVASYNAGPGPMLAAVRKLGADADPLLLIETIDVPQARDYVEKVMASYWIYQRLFGGPLKTLDAVASGARAVPMALDYVAPPPQAEPVLIAETTPVAGVR; from the coding sequence ATGTTTCTGTTCCGCCGCGCGATCCTCGCGTCGACGATCGTCCTTGCGTTCTGCGCCGCCACGACGGCCGCGACCGCCGAGACGCCCTACGGGTCAACCGCCGAGGCCGGAGCCGGGGCCGGTTCCGGACGTCCCACCGCGCTGAGTTCGGCCGACAGAATCTCCTACACCACCGCCTTCGACGCCCTGCGACGCGGCGACATCGAGACGGCCCGCATGGCGGCCCGGCAGGCGCAGGACCGCGTGCTGCTGGGTCAGGTCGAGTTCGAAAGCCTGTTCCATCCCGATCATGTCGCCACCTACGAAGAGCTGACGGCCTGGCTTGAGACCTATTCGGATCTGCCGTGCGCGGACCGGGTCTATACGCTGGCGCTGCGTCGTCGCCCCGACGGCGCGCCCGAGCCGGTGCGTCCCGGCGGCGTGCTGGGCCGCACCTGGAACAGTCTGGTCAGCGCCGTGTCCGGCGACGGCGGCGTCACCGATCCGGCCAAGGCGGCGCGCGTCGCCTACAACAACGACGACCTGACCGGCGCCTCGGCCCTGGGTCGCCAGATCGGCGACTGGTGGACGGTCGGCCTGGCGGAATGGCGTCTGGGCCAGTTCCACGAATCCTTCGCCGCCTTCGAACGCGTCGCCAACGATCCGACCGAGGATGCCTGGGTCCGCGCCGGCGCCGCCTTCTGGACCGCGCGCGCCGCCGCCCAGTCGGGTCGTCAGGATCGCGTGACCGACTATCTGCGCCTGTCGGCTCAGTGGCCCGCCACCTTCTATGGTCAGATCGCCCTGCGTCAGCTGGGAGAAGAGCCGACGATCGAGAACATGGGGCCCCGCCCCTACGAGGCCGAGCCCCGCCTGCGCCGCGCCGCCTATGTGCCCCAGAGCGCCGCCGTCGAACCGACCGCCCTGGAAGCCTTCGTTCAGGCCGACGCCCGCGCCAAACGCACCGTCGCCTTCTATGAGGTCGGGCGCAACGCCGACGCCGAGACCGAGCTGCGGTCCGGGCTGCGCACCGCCGTCGGCGATGCGGCCAAGATGTGGACGGCCCTGGCGCGCGCCATCCTGCCAGTCAACAACGGCGACGCCACGCGCATCGACGCGACGCGCTATCCCATCCCGGACCTTACGCCCGAAGGCGGCTTCGTCATCGAGCGGGCGCTGGTCTACGCCCTGGCGCGCAAGGAAACCGACTTCAATCCCAACGCCCGCTCCAGCGTCGGCGCCTATGGGCTGATGCAGGTCATGCCGACGACGGCGGCCGAGATGACCGGCGATCGCACCTTCATCTCGGACCCGACCAAGCTGCTGGTTCCGGCGGTCAACATGCGTCTGGGCCAGGCCTACATCAACAAGATGCTGGCCCTTGCGGCTTTCCAGGGCGATCTGCTGCGGGCCGTGGCCTCCTACAACGCCGGGCCTGGGCCGATGCTAGCGGCGGTCAGGAAGTTGGGCGCGGACGCCGATCCCCTGCTGCTGATCGAAACGATCGACGTGCCCCAGGCGCGCGACTACGTCGAAAAGGTCATGGCTAGCTACTGGATCTATCAGCGGCTGTTCGGCGGCCCGCTGAAAACGCTGGACGCCGTCGCGTCAGGCGCGCGCGCCGTGCCGATGGCGCTGGATTACGTCGCCCCGCCGCCGCAGGCCGAGCCGGTCCTGATCGCCGAAACGACGCCGGTCGCCGGCGTGCGCTAA
- a CDS encoding glutathione S-transferase family protein yields MELVIGDKAYSTWSLRPWLVLKHCGAAFDEIVVPLNQPDTDQRIREHSPSGLVPVLKVEGEVIWDSMAIAVWAAERYPQARLWPSDAHARWLARSAACEMHGGFTALRTACSTGPDHWMVGPSRAPAPDHPGLAKDLRRIVELWRSLRERFGAGGPYLFGDWSVPDAFFTPVAARIRHFQLDLSVHGDDGTARAYAETLLAHPHFLEWEADALGLTHGNHPG; encoded by the coding sequence ATGGAACTGGTGATCGGCGACAAGGCCTATTCGACGTGGTCGCTGCGGCCGTGGCTGGTGCTGAAACATTGCGGCGCGGCCTTCGACGAGATCGTCGTGCCGCTGAACCAGCCCGACACCGATCAGCGCATCCGTGAGCATTCGCCGTCCGGTCTCGTCCCTGTGCTTAAGGTCGAAGGGGAGGTGATCTGGGATTCGATGGCCATCGCCGTCTGGGCGGCCGAACGCTATCCGCAAGCCCGCCTCTGGCCTTCGGACGCCCATGCGCGCTGGCTGGCGCGTTCGGCGGCGTGCGAGATGCATGGCGGCTTTACCGCCTTGCGCACGGCCTGTTCCACCGGCCCTGATCACTGGATGGTCGGCCCCAGCCGGGCGCCCGCGCCGGACCATCCGGGACTGGCCAAGGATTTGCGCCGGATCGTCGAACTGTGGCGGAGCCTGCGTGAGCGGTTCGGCGCGGGCGGCCCCTATCTGTTCGGCGACTGGTCCGTGCCGGACGCCTTCTTCACGCCGGTCGCCGCCCGCATCCGCCATTTCCAGCTGGACCTCTCAGTGCACGGAGACGACGGCACGGCCCGGGCCTATGCCGAGACCTTGCTCGCTCATCCGCATTTTCTTGAGTGGGAAGCCGACGCGCTGGGCTTAACACACGGCAACCATCCCGGCTGA
- a CDS encoding multidrug efflux SMR transporter, with translation MAWVFLLFAGLLEVVWAFLMKASAGFTRPWPTVGMIVFMIGSFGLLSLAMKTLPLGTAYAIWTGIGAVGAFVVGAVFLGEPLTPLRIAGVALVASGLVVLKLAASH, from the coding sequence ATGGCCTGGGTATTCCTTCTTTTCGCCGGTCTGCTCGAAGTCGTCTGGGCGTTCCTGATGAAGGCGTCGGCCGGCTTCACGCGACCGTGGCCGACGGTGGGGATGATCGTCTTCATGATCGGCTCTTTCGGTCTGCTGTCGCTGGCGATGAAGACCCTGCCGCTGGGCACGGCCTACGCCATCTGGACCGGCATTGGCGCGGTCGGCGCGTTTGTGGTGGGCGCGGTCTTTTTGGGCGAGCCGCTGACGCCGCTCAGGATCGCGGGCGTCGCCCTGGTCGCATCGGGCCTGGTTGTGCTGAAGCTGGCGGCGAGCCATTGA
- the purB gene encoding adenylosuccinate lyase, protein MITRYSRPVAAAIWSQETKYKIWFEIEAHAATKMAELGVIPKESADAIWAKGKDATFDADRIDEIERTTKHDVIAFLTHVAEIVGEEARFLHQGMTSSDVLDTCFAVQLARSSDLLIEGVDRVLAALETRAKEHKYTPTVGRSHGIHAEPVTFGLKLAGYHAEFQRAKRRLITAKEEIATCAISGAVGTFANVDPAVEQYVADQMGLTVEPVSTQVIPRDRHAAFFAALGVVASSVERLAVEIRHLQRTEVLEAEEFFDKGQKGSSAMPHKRNPILTENLTGLARLVRSAVTPAMENVALWHERDISHSSVERGIGPDATIHLDFALHRLANVVERLNVYPENMQKNIDRLGGLVHSQRVMLALTQAGVSREDAYAAVQENAMKVWRGEGAFLDFLKADDRVTLPADQLEALFDLGYHTKNVDVVFKRVFGD, encoded by the coding sequence ATGATCACGCGCTACTCCCGCCCCGTCGCCGCCGCCATCTGGTCCCAGGAAACCAAGTACAAGATCTGGTTCGAGATCGAGGCCCACGCCGCCACGAAGATGGCCGAACTGGGCGTGATCCCCAAGGAATCGGCCGACGCCATCTGGGCCAAGGGCAAGGATGCGACCTTCGACGCCGACCGCATCGACGAGATCGAACGCACCACAAAACACGACGTCATCGCCTTCCTGACGCACGTCGCCGAGATCGTCGGCGAGGAAGCGCGCTTCCTGCACCAGGGCATGACCTCTTCGGACGTGCTGGACACCTGTTTCGCGGTTCAGCTGGCGCGGTCTTCGGACCTGCTGATCGAGGGCGTCGACCGGGTTCTGGCCGCGCTGGAGACCCGCGCCAAGGAGCATAAATACACCCCGACCGTGGGCCGTTCGCACGGCATCCACGCCGAACCCGTCACCTTCGGCCTGAAGCTGGCCGGCTATCACGCCGAATTCCAGCGCGCCAAACGCCGCCTGATCACCGCCAAGGAAGAGATCGCCACCTGCGCCATTTCGGGCGCCGTCGGCACCTTCGCCAATGTCGACCCGGCCGTCGAACAGTACGTGGCCGACCAGATGGGCCTGACCGTCGAGCCGGTCTCGACCCAGGTCATCCCGCGCGACCGTCATGCCGCCTTCTTCGCCGCCCTGGGCGTCGTCGCCAGCTCGGTCGAGCGCCTCGCCGTCGAGATCCGCCACCTGCAACGCACCGAAGTCCTCGAAGCCGAGGAATTCTTCGACAAGGGTCAGAAGGGCTCGTCGGCCATGCCGCACAAGCGCAATCCGATCCTGACCGAGAACCTGACCGGCCTGGCCCGTCTGGTCCGCTCGGCCGTGACGCCCGCCATGGAGAACGTCGCCCTGTGGCATGAGCGGGACATCAGCCACTCGTCGGTCGAGCGCGGCATCGGCCCGGACGCCACCATCCACCTGGACTTCGCCCTGCACCGTCTGGCCAATGTGGTCGAGCGGCTGAACGTCTACCCAGAGAATATGCAGAAGAACATCGACCGCCTGGGCGGTCTGGTGCACTCGCAACGGGTCATGCTGGCCCTGACCCAGGCCGGCGTGTCGCGCGAAGACGCCTATGCCGCCGTTCAGGAAAACGCCATGAAGGTCTGGCGCGGCGAAGGCGCCTTCCTGGATTTCCTGAAGGCCGACGACCGCGTCACCCTGCCCGCCGACCAGCTCGAGGCCCTGTTCGACCTCGGCTACCACACCAAGAACGTGGACGTGGTGTTCAAGCGGGTGTTCGGAGACTGA
- a CDS encoding 2OG-Fe(II) oxygenase family protein, which translates to MSERTIRLNPRLDPRDYAAAYARDGMVQVPDLLDAASAEWLELALEHDTSWHLSLKTPEGGKLLSPQEMQVMGRDAIGAQMQRALAEGRDGFSFIYLAYPIITTLLTGKDEGHATHALVQFFNDTPFTTFAKAVTGEASVTKIDAQATWFRSGDFLTQHDDTGVGERRAAYTLGLSRDWRPDWGGQLLFHDANGDIERGFKPGFNVWTVFKTPRQHSVAPVAAYAGGKRRSITGWLRDDPPVK; encoded by the coding sequence ATGAGCGAGCGCACGATCCGGCTCAATCCCCGGCTCGATCCCCGCGATTATGCGGCGGCCTATGCGCGCGACGGCATGGTGCAGGTTCCCGATCTGTTGGACGCCGCAAGCGCCGAATGGCTTGAGCTCGCGCTCGAACACGACACGTCTTGGCATCTGTCCTTGAAGACGCCGGAAGGCGGTAAGCTGCTGTCGCCGCAAGAGATGCAGGTCATGGGCCGCGATGCGATCGGGGCACAGATGCAGCGCGCGCTGGCGGAGGGTCGCGACGGCTTCTCTTTCATCTATCTGGCTTATCCGATCATCACGACCTTGCTGACGGGCAAGGACGAAGGCCATGCGACGCACGCCCTTGTGCAGTTCTTCAACGACACGCCCTTCACCACATTCGCCAAGGCCGTGACCGGCGAAGCGAGCGTGACCAAAATCGACGCGCAAGCCACCTGGTTCCGATCCGGCGACTTCCTGACCCAGCACGACGACACGGGCGTCGGCGAACGACGGGCGGCCTATACTTTGGGCCTGTCTCGCGATTGGCGGCCGGACTGGGGCGGCCAGTTGCTGTTTCACGACGCCAACGGCGATATCGAGCGCGGCTTCAAGCCGGGTTTCAACGTCTGGACGGTGTTCAAAACGCCCCGCCAGCATTCTGTCGCACCAGTCGCCGCCTACGCCGGCGGCAAGCGCCGCTCGATCACCGGCTGGCTGCGCGACGACCCGCCGGTCAAGTGA
- a CDS encoding DNA-deoxyinosine glycosylase yields the protein MTDHTGDRRLGFAPVVDTETRLLILGSLPGDASLKAAQYYAHPRNAFWPLISGVLGEDLATQPYEQRLDRLKARGVGLWDVIASAERSGSLDAAIRSPEAADLRGLIGGLPRLRAVAFNGKLAAKLGRRIIGDVAGVGLIDLPSSSPAHAIPLAGKANIWNSLTDLIER from the coding sequence GTGACGGACCATACCGGCGATCGCAGGCTGGGGTTCGCACCCGTCGTCGATACGGAAACCCGGCTGCTGATCCTGGGCAGTTTGCCTGGCGACGCCTCGTTGAAGGCGGCGCAGTACTACGCCCATCCGCGCAACGCCTTCTGGCCGCTGATCAGCGGGGTGCTGGGTGAAGACCTGGCGACACAACCCTATGAGCAGCGGCTGGATCGATTGAAGGCGCGCGGCGTGGGGCTGTGGGATGTGATTGCGTCGGCGGAACGGTCGGGCAGTCTGGATGCGGCGATCCGCTCGCCGGAGGCCGCCGATCTGCGCGGACTGATCGGCGGCTTGCCGCGGCTGAGGGCGGTCGCCTTCAACGGAAAGCTGGCGGCCAAGCTGGGACGGCGCATTATCGGCGACGTCGCAGGGGTTGGCCTTATCGACCTGCCTTCATCCAGCCCGGCTCATGCGATTCCACTGGCAGGCAAGGCGAACATCTGGAATTCGTTGACTGATCTGATCGAACGATAG
- a CDS encoding fasciclin domain-containing protein yields the protein MTKLRNLMLVAVSGGALMALGACGNNEPAATTPAESTAMAPADGAAMAPATDPMVGGAAMSPNETIVANASKASNLTTLVAAVKAAGLVDTLQGAGPFTVFAPDNAAFDKIPEATRTSLMQPAMKADLTKILTYHVVAGRLTAADIAAQAEANGGTATLKTVQGEELKVSAGPNNTWVITDAKGGKSTITQADVGQSNGVVHIVDTVLMP from the coding sequence ATGACCAAACTTCGCAATCTTATGCTCGTCGCCGTGTCCGGCGGCGCGCTGATGGCGCTCGGCGCCTGCGGCAACAACGAGCCGGCCGCCACGACGCCGGCGGAATCGACTGCCATGGCCCCGGCCGACGGCGCCGCCATGGCCCCCGCGACCGACCCGATGGTGGGCGGCGCGGCCATGAGCCCGAACGAGACGATCGTCGCCAACGCCTCCAAGGCCTCCAACCTGACGACCCTGGTCGCCGCCGTGAAGGCCGCCGGCCTGGTCGACACCCTGCAAGGCGCGGGTCCGTTCACGGTCTTCGCCCCTGACAACGCCGCCTTCGACAAGATCCCCGAGGCGACGCGCACCAGCCTGATGCAGCCGGCGATGAAGGCTGATCTGACCAAGATTCTGACCTACCATGTGGTCGCCGGTCGCCTGACGGCCGCCGATATCGCCGCCCAGGCCGAGGCCAACGGCGGCACCGCCACGCTGAAGACGGTTCAAGGTGAAGAACTGAAGGTTTCGGCCGGCCCGAACAATACCTGGGTCATCACCGACGCCAAGGGCGGCAAGTCCACGATCACGCAAGCCGACGTGGGCCAATCGAACGGCGTCGTCCACATCGTCGACACGGTTCTGATGCCGTAA
- a CDS encoding DUF1476 domain-containing protein: MTTFDDREKAFEAKFALDQEQEFKAIARRNRMLGLWAAEKMGLSSESADQYAAAVVRADFEQPGDEDVFRKVAGDFKASGLSVSEGEIRSKIDELASIAREQIRAGE; this comes from the coding sequence ATGACGACCTTCGACGATCGGGAAAAGGCCTTCGAAGCCAAATTCGCCCTCGATCAGGAGCAGGAGTTCAAGGCCATCGCCCGGCGCAACCGGATGCTGGGCCTTTGGGCTGCGGAAAAGATGGGCCTGTCGAGCGAAAGCGCGGACCAGTACGCCGCCGCCGTGGTGCGCGCCGATTTCGAACAGCCGGGAGACGAGGACGTGTTCCGCAAGGTCGCCGGCGACTTCAAGGCCTCGGGCCTGTCGGTGTCGGAGGGCGAGATTCGCTCCAAGATCGACGAGCTGGCCTCAATAGCCCGCGAGCAGATCCGCGCCGGCGAGTAA
- the purC gene encoding phosphoribosylaminoimidazolesuccinocarboxamide synthase — protein sequence MNSKRKKIYEGKAKILYEGPEPGTLIQYFKDDATAFNAQKKAVLEGKGVVNNQISEFIMSRLNGIGVTNHFIKRLNLREQLIREVEIIPLEVVCRNIVAGSMSQRLGIEEGTPLPRSIIEFYYKKDELNDPMVTEEHITAFNWASTQELDDMLAMTVRVNDYLSGLFSAVGITLVDFKIEFGRVWENDFSRVLLADEISPDSCRLWDASTGEKLDKDRFRRDLGNVIESYTEVARRLGIMKGMPTVIQGGLH from the coding sequence ATGAACAGCAAGCGCAAGAAGATCTACGAAGGCAAGGCCAAGATCCTGTACGAAGGACCCGAGCCCGGCACTCTGATCCAGTACTTCAAGGACGACGCCACCGCCTTCAACGCACAGAAGAAGGCCGTTCTCGAAGGCAAGGGCGTGGTGAACAACCAGATCAGCGAGTTCATCATGTCGCGCCTGAACGGCATCGGCGTGACCAACCACTTCATCAAGCGGCTGAACCTGCGCGAACAGCTGATCCGCGAAGTCGAGATCATTCCGCTGGAAGTCGTGTGCCGCAACATCGTCGCCGGCTCGATGAGCCAGCGCCTGGGCATCGAGGAAGGCACGCCGCTGCCCCGCTCGATCATCGAATTCTACTACAAGAAGGATGAACTCAACGACCCGATGGTCACCGAAGAGCACATCACCGCCTTTAACTGGGCCTCGACCCAGGAGCTGGACGACATGCTGGCGATGACGGTGCGGGTGAACGACTATCTTTCCGGCTTGTTCAGCGCCGTCGGCATCACCCTGGTGGACTTCAAGATCGAGTTCGGCCGGGTGTGGGAAAACGACTTCAGCCGCGTGCTTCTGGCCGACGAGATCAGCCCCGACAGCTGCCGCTTGTGGGACGCCTCGACCGGTGAGAAGCTGGACAAGGACCGCTTCCGCCGCGACCTGGGCAATGTGATTGAAAGCTATACCGAAGTCGCGCGTCGCCTGGGCATCATGAAGGGCATGCCGACAGTCATCCAGGGAGGACTGCACTGA
- the purS gene encoding phosphoribosylformylglycinamidine synthase subunit PurS has protein sequence MAPTASSKVKVHVFLKPGVLDVQGKAVEGALQGLGWSGVSNARVGKLIEFDLAGAEDPQGEAKKMCEQLLANTVIESYRIEAV, from the coding sequence ATGGCCCCAACCGCTTCAAGCAAGGTCAAGGTTCACGTCTTCCTCAAGCCGGGCGTCCTGGACGTTCAGGGCAAGGCCGTGGAAGGCGCGCTGCAGGGACTTGGTTGGTCGGGCGTCTCCAACGCCCGCGTCGGCAAGCTGATCGAGTTCGACCTCGCCGGCGCCGAGGACCCGCAAGGCGAAGCCAAGAAGATGTGCGAGCAGCTGCTCGCCAATACGGTGATCGAAAGCTACCGCATCGAGGCTGTGTGA
- a CDS encoding YbhB/YbcL family Raf kinase inhibitor-like protein, with translation MTFTLTSTDIHDGGVLPDAQVHAKGNTSPQLSWSGAPEGTKSYAITCYDPDAPTGSGFWHWTVANIPADVTELPAGAGSPGGHLPHSAIQGRTDYGQPGFGGAAPPPGHGPHRYIFTVFAVDVESLDVTADNSGAVFGFNLHFHTLAKASITATYENKA, from the coding sequence ATGACCTTTACCCTTACCTCCACCGATATTCACGACGGCGGCGTGCTGCCGGACGCCCAGGTTCATGCCAAGGGCAACACTTCGCCGCAGCTCTCCTGGTCCGGCGCGCCGGAAGGGACCAAGAGCTATGCGATCACTTGCTATGATCCCGATGCGCCGACCGGCTCGGGCTTCTGGCATTGGACGGTGGCCAATATTCCCGCGGATGTGACCGAGCTGCCGGCCGGCGCCGGCTCGCCAGGCGGGCATCTGCCCCACAGCGCCATCCAGGGCCGCACCGACTATGGTCAACCCGGCTTCGGCGGCGCCGCACCGCCTCCCGGTCACGGCCCGCACCGCTACATCTTCACCGTCTTCGCCGTGGACGTTGAGAGCCTGGACGTGACGGCCGACAACTCCGGCGCCGTGTTCGGCTTCAACCTGCATTTCCACACCCTGGCCAAGGCGTCGATTACGGCGACCTACGAAAACAAAGCGTGA
- a CDS encoding MFS transporter yields the protein MTDAALDTPLPVRSRGAVALVLIALAMGGFAIGVTEFAAMSILPDFAAGLGVDAPTGGHVISAYAAGVVVGAPILAVLGARYPRWLLLIAFMALFAIGNVASALAPTYHWMLVFRFLSGLPHGAYFGVAALVAASIVPLHFRTRAVSAILMGLTVGTVLGVPVVNIISHAHGWRWTFAIVGMLAVLTMALVALFAPRDPAHPDASPWRELGALKRSQVWLTLGVGAIGFGGMFAVYAYLASTLEAVTGASPAVLPWVFAVFGVGMFLGNILGAWAADHLGFKAAGGLLLWSAAALALYPLAASHLWAVMVVVFLIGGGGGLGSILQTRLMDVAGDAQTLAAALNHSAFNTANAIGPLLGGMAIAAGYGWASTGWVGMGLSLGGFVIFMIAWLTGRARTTA from the coding sequence ATGACCGACGCCGCCCTCGACACTCCCCTTCCCGTCCGCTCGCGCGGGGCGGTGGCCCTCGTGCTGATCGCCTTGGCCATGGGCGGGTTCGCGATCGGCGTGACCGAGTTCGCGGCCATGAGCATCCTGCCGGACTTCGCCGCCGGGCTCGGCGTCGATGCACCGACCGGCGGGCATGTCATCAGCGCCTATGCCGCCGGCGTCGTGGTCGGCGCGCCGATCCTGGCGGTGCTAGGCGCACGCTACCCACGCTGGCTGCTGCTGATCGCCTTCATGGCCCTGTTCGCCATCGGCAATGTGGCCAGCGCCCTGGCTCCAACCTATCACTGGATGCTGGTCTTCCGCTTCCTCAGCGGCCTGCCGCACGGGGCCTATTTCGGCGTGGCGGCCCTGGTCGCGGCCTCGATCGTGCCGTTGCATTTCCGCACCCGGGCGGTTTCGGCCATCCTGATGGGGCTGACGGTGGGGACCGTTCTGGGGGTGCCCGTCGTCAACATCATCAGCCACGCCCACGGCTGGCGCTGGACCTTCGCCATCGTCGGCATGCTGGCGGTTCTGACCATGGCGCTGGTGGCCCTGTTCGCGCCGCGTGATCCGGCCCATCCCGACGCCAGCCCTTGGCGCGAACTGGGCGCCCTGAAGCGCAGCCAGGTCTGGCTGACGCTGGGTGTCGGCGCCATCGGTTTTGGCGGCATGTTCGCGGTCTACGCCTATCTGGCCTCGACGCTTGAGGCGGTGACGGGCGCCAGCCCCGCTGTCCTGCCCTGGGTCTTCGCCGTATTCGGCGTCGGCATGTTCCTGGGCAATATCCTGGGCGCCTGGGCGGCGGATCATCTGGGGTTCAAGGCGGCCGGCGGCCTGTTGCTGTGGAGCGCGGCGGCGTTGGCCCTCTATCCGCTGGCGGCGTCTCACCTATGGGCCGTGATGGTCGTGGTCTTCCTGATCGGCGGCGGAGGCGGCCTGGGTTCGATCCTGCAGACGCGGCTGATGGACGTCGCCGGCGATGCCCAGACCCTGGCGGCGGCGCTGAATCACTCGGCGTTCAACACGGCCAACGCCATCGGCCCGCTGCTAGGCGGGATGGCGATCGCGGCCGGCTACGGCTGGGCCTCGACCGGCTGGGTCGGCATGGGCCTTTCGCTGGGCGGCTTCGTCATATTCATGATCGCCTGGCTGACCGGTCGGGCGCGCACGACGGCCTGA